Proteins encoded within one genomic window of Cellulomonas flavigena DSM 20109:
- a CDS encoding shikimate dehydrogenase, whose translation MAVRRAAVLGHPVAHSLSPVLHRAAYAALGLDESRYDAVDVTEEQLPGFLVGLDESWVGLSLTMPLKQTVIPLLDHVEPLAEVVGAVNTVLVAGVGGARVLTGANTDVHGLVAALGEGGAGGGLRSAAVIGAGATAASTLAALAQLGCPTPRVYVRSQARAGGLLRAAHRMGVEPRLCRLDDAAREIGRVDAVVSTLPAHAADVLAADLQGDVTGVLLDVCYDPRPTALSAAWAAHGGRVVGGERMLLHQAAEQVRLMTGRAGPLDAMDRALDAVLAATPG comes from the coding sequence GTGGCGGTTCGCCGTGCCGCCGTCCTCGGTCATCCGGTCGCACACTCCCTGTCGCCCGTGCTGCACCGCGCAGCGTATGCGGCCCTGGGTCTCGACGAGTCGCGGTACGACGCCGTCGACGTGACCGAGGAGCAGCTGCCGGGGTTCCTCGTCGGGCTCGACGAGTCGTGGGTGGGGCTCAGCCTCACGATGCCGCTCAAGCAGACCGTGATCCCGCTCCTGGACCACGTCGAGCCCCTCGCCGAGGTGGTCGGTGCGGTGAACACCGTGCTGGTCGCGGGCGTCGGCGGTGCGCGTGTGCTGACGGGCGCCAACACCGACGTGCACGGCCTGGTCGCGGCGCTCGGGGAGGGCGGTGCGGGCGGCGGGCTGCGGTCCGCCGCGGTGATCGGGGCGGGTGCGACCGCGGCGTCCACGCTCGCCGCGCTCGCACAGCTCGGCTGCCCGACGCCCCGGGTCTACGTCCGCTCGCAGGCACGCGCCGGTGGGCTGCTGCGCGCGGCGCACCGGATGGGCGTGGAGCCGCGGCTGTGCCGGCTCGACGACGCGGCCCGGGAGATCGGTCGCGTCGACGCGGTCGTCAGCACGCTGCCCGCGCACGCCGCGGACGTCCTCGCTGCGGACCTGCAGGGTGACGTCACCGGTGTCCTGCTCGACGTCTGCTACGATCCGCGCCCCACCGCGCTGAGCGCGGCCTGGGCCGCGCACGGCGGCCGCGTCGTCGGCGGCGAACGCATGCTGCTGCACCAGGCGGCGGAGCAGGTGCGGCTCATGACGGGGCGTGCCGGGCCGCTCGACGCGATGGACCGTGCGCTCGACGCGGTGCTCGCCGCCACACCCGGCTGA
- the mltG gene encoding endolytic transglycosylase MltG yields the protein MSNQTEWWAPVKSDESVTDLFGGERVAAAPGAPEPRRRSRSSGRKREERMRKQRRRRSVSVLVVALVLVAGAGYVVFSLLGGQLFAGSGQERVTDYPGAGRPGAPTIVINAGDTGAAIAATLYDAGIVASEAAFREAFDANPDAAGIQPGTYQLNLEMNAERAVLALLDPKSRKSMKLTIPEGWTADEIFARINEVTLVPVEELKAAASDPAAIGLPAEAGGNLEGWLFPTTYQVEPNPTAQSVIAPMVAKTVETLTSKGVPQDQWLDVLKKASLIEKEAVLDSDRPMMARVIENRLAQGWPLQIDATLVYALKKPGNELTQAELEDTSNPYNSRKLKGLPPTPIASPGIPSIEAALAPAAGDWMFWVTVNLETSETKFATTHDEFLEYKAEYQAWVEENR from the coding sequence GTGAGCAACCAGACGGAGTGGTGGGCCCCGGTGAAGTCCGACGAGAGCGTGACCGACCTGTTCGGCGGTGAGCGCGTCGCGGCGGCGCCGGGTGCGCCCGAACCGCGACGACGGTCCCGCTCGTCGGGCCGCAAGCGTGAGGAGCGGATGCGCAAGCAGCGCCGCCGCCGGTCGGTCTCCGTGCTCGTCGTCGCGCTCGTGCTCGTCGCCGGCGCCGGATACGTCGTCTTCTCGCTGCTGGGAGGCCAGCTGTTCGCCGGGTCCGGCCAGGAGCGCGTGACCGACTACCCCGGTGCCGGGCGCCCCGGGGCGCCCACGATCGTCATCAACGCCGGTGACACCGGCGCAGCGATCGCTGCGACGTTGTACGACGCCGGCATCGTCGCGTCCGAGGCGGCGTTCCGCGAGGCGTTCGACGCCAACCCCGACGCGGCCGGTATCCAGCCGGGGACCTACCAGCTCAACCTCGAGATGAACGCCGAGCGTGCGGTGCTGGCGCTGCTCGACCCGAAGAGCCGCAAGTCCATGAAGCTCACGATCCCCGAGGGCTGGACGGCCGACGAGATCTTCGCGCGCATCAACGAGGTGACGCTCGTCCCGGTCGAGGAGCTCAAGGCTGCGGCGTCCGACCCTGCCGCGATCGGACTGCCCGCCGAGGCGGGAGGCAACCTCGAGGGCTGGCTCTTCCCGACGACCTACCAGGTCGAGCCGAACCCGACGGCGCAGTCCGTGATCGCGCCGATGGTGGCCAAGACCGTCGAGACGCTGACGTCGAAGGGCGTCCCCCAGGACCAGTGGCTCGACGTCCTGAAGAAGGCGTCGCTCATCGAGAAGGAAGCGGTCCTCGACAGCGACCGGCCGATGATGGCCCGCGTCATCGAGAACCGGCTCGCGCAGGGCTGGCCCCTGCAGATCGATGCGACGCTCGTCTACGCCCTCAAGAAGCCCGGCAACGAGCTGACGCAGGCCGAGCTCGAGGACACGTCGAACCCGTACAACTCCCGCAAGCTCAAGGGGCTCCCCCCGACGCCGATCGCGTCGCCGGGCATCCCCTCGATCGAGGCGGCGCTGGCACCCGCGGCCGGGGACTGGATGTTCTGGGTGACGGTGAACCTCGAGACCAGCGAGACGAAGTTCGCCACGACCCACGACGAGTTCCTCGAGTACAAGGCCGAGTACCAGGCGTGGGTGGAGGAGAACCGCTAG
- a CDS encoding prepilin-type N-terminal cleavage/methylation domain-containing protein, protein MESQERPRDDAGFTLVEVIIAMVITVVVMMTLAVTVVGALTTVAQARQRQTATALATQELERLRAQPYDRVTQQDPAYPAVTAAYVTTTAGVVTFAPPARLLSGPGEPLVVNAVSGKAVNQVVDGITYTVQTYVTRPAPTASGSQPFNLTVVVKWTSTVRPDGREVVQRSTTFSPAGCLSTATSPFAAPCQSYYTIRAGESLAGLTVSSDAGPDQLIAGMDAPQLRLDLTRSSASILAEQTVSGTSAAETSGASKASATTTGGEAAGAAVDSDPSSTPQQSVSTATAGKTASTLAASGPGGVLAVRPSTADSGGARAAVAAPSSICTGAAGSGLVTGAAGAERPCASSNIQASGGASVLTYTSPSGTAVELASFAAAGTSSRSVAGILGSANSGVCASGSPVNCGHAGTARTLGASIVGGAAVSAAPAGFTASRGLFSLSGLTESARAEEGPSAQTPSYTRAGTLWVWDGTGYQTVNLATFATPATGVTPVAQSWQIPPTAVTYAGGVTLTYEGTVTVQRPRVERFPVVRTGNVAVDCKADACTTSVDASAAVTANVTVVVTGATGELTRFALAANLGGLTADSSFKAAANA, encoded by the coding sequence GTGGAGAGCCAGGAACGACCGCGTGACGACGCAGGCTTCACGCTCGTCGAGGTCATCATCGCGATGGTCATCACCGTCGTCGTCATGATGACCCTCGCGGTGACCGTCGTCGGCGCGCTCACCACCGTGGCCCAGGCCCGGCAGCGCCAGACGGCGACGGCCCTGGCCACGCAGGAGCTCGAGCGGCTGCGCGCCCAGCCGTACGACCGTGTCACGCAGCAGGACCCGGCCTACCCGGCCGTGACCGCCGCGTACGTCACCACCACCGCCGGCGTCGTGACGTTCGCGCCCCCGGCGCGGCTGCTCAGCGGCCCCGGGGAGCCGCTCGTGGTCAACGCGGTCTCCGGCAAGGCCGTGAACCAGGTGGTCGACGGCATCACCTACACGGTCCAGACGTATGTCACGCGCCCGGCCCCCACGGCGTCGGGCTCCCAGCCCTTCAACCTCACGGTCGTCGTGAAGTGGACGAGCACCGTGCGGCCCGACGGGCGTGAGGTCGTGCAGCGCTCGACCACGTTCTCGCCCGCCGGCTGCCTGTCGACCGCGACGAGCCCCTTCGCCGCCCCCTGCCAGTCGTACTACACGATCCGCGCGGGGGAGTCCCTCGCCGGCCTGACGGTCAGCAGCGACGCCGGGCCCGATCAGCTCATCGCCGGCATGGACGCGCCCCAGCTGCGGCTCGACCTGACCCGGTCCTCCGCGAGCATCCTCGCCGAGCAGACCGTGAGCGGCACCTCCGCCGCGGAGACGTCGGGCGCCTCCAAGGCCTCGGCGACGACGACCGGGGGCGAGGCCGCGGGGGCCGCCGTCGACTCCGACCCGTCCTCGACGCCGCAGCAGTCGGTCTCCACCGCCACCGCCGGCAAGACCGCCTCGACACTCGCGGCCAGCGGCCCGGGCGGTGTGCTCGCGGTGCGGCCGTCGACCGCCGACTCCGGCGGCGCCCGCGCCGCGGTCGCGGCACCCTCGTCGATCTGCACCGGTGCTGCCGGCTCCGGGCTGGTCACGGGCGCGGCGGGCGCGGAGCGGCCGTGCGCGTCCTCCAACATCCAGGCGTCGGGCGGCGCGTCCGTCCTCACCTACACCTCACCGTCCGGCACAGCCGTGGAGCTGGCCTCGTTCGCGGCCGCCGGGACGTCGTCGCGTTCGGTCGCCGGGATCCTCGGGTCCGCGAACTCGGGCGTGTGCGCGTCGGGGTCGCCCGTGAACTGCGGGCACGCCGGCACCGCCCGGACACTGGGCGCGTCGATCGTCGGCGGGGCCGCCGTGAGCGCCGCACCGGCGGGCTTCACCGCGAGCCGCGGGCTGTTCTCCCTGTCCGGCCTCACCGAGTCGGCGCGTGCCGAGGAAGGGCCGTCGGCCCAGACGCCGTCGTACACGCGTGCCGGGACCCTGTGGGTCTGGGACGGGACCGGATACCAGACGGTGAACCTCGCGACGTTCGCGACGCCCGCGACGGGCGTCACACCGGTCGCACAGTCGTGGCAGATCCCCCCGACGGCCGTCACCTACGCCGGCGGCGTGACCCTCACGTACGAGGGCACGGTGACCGTGCAGCGGCCGCGCGTCGAGCGGTTCCCGGTCGTCCGCACGGGGAACGTCGCCGTGGACTGCAAGGCGGACGCCTGCACCACGTCGGTCGACGCGTCCGCGGCGGTCACCGCCAACGTCACCGTCGTGGTCACCGGTGCCACCGGCGAGCTCACGAGGTTCGCCCTCGCGGCGAACCTCGGCGGTCTCACCGCCGACTCCTCCTTCAAGGCGGCCGCCAATGCCTGA
- a CDS encoding GspE/PulE family protein, whose amino-acid sequence MKQLGEILLDEGLVTEAQLLAALDEQTSLGTSLGRTLVELGILTEAQLVRALAAQVGMEFVDLDEYPVDRTAVALVPGALCRRHSVLPVGVRNGALVLATPDPGNVVAVDDVRTISGMTVISVVATHDNVLRAIDRYCRADGEMEDLTNAFEESQEAEVDLSARMGDVLDDEAPIVRFVNLLVTQAITDRASDIHIEPSEHDLRVRYRIDGVLHETQRAPKNVTGGVVSRVKIMSDIDIAEKRKPQDGRMSVMHNGRKIDLRVATLPTVWGEKIVMRILDNSTASLDLRDLSFLEHNYATYKESYTKPYGMILVTGPTGSGKSTTLYATLNAVSKPDINVITVEDPVEYRLAGINQVQVNPKAGLTFAAALRSILRSDPDVVLLGEIRDHETAQIAVEAALTGHLVLSTLHTNDAPSAVTRLTEMGIEPFLVGSALDCVVAQRLARRLCPKCKEAYRPTPRELEAARFPWVEGEQLPEFFRPAGCAACSRTGYKGRLALHEVMRVTEDIERHAVAHSSSADIGATAVKQGMITLRDDGWQKVASGLTSIEEILRVVA is encoded by the coding sequence GTGAAGCAGCTCGGGGAGATCCTGCTCGACGAGGGGCTCGTCACGGAGGCGCAGCTCCTGGCGGCACTGGACGAACAGACCAGCCTGGGGACGTCGCTCGGGCGGACGCTCGTCGAGCTCGGCATCCTCACCGAGGCGCAGCTGGTCCGGGCGCTCGCCGCGCAGGTGGGCATGGAGTTCGTCGACCTCGACGAGTACCCGGTGGACCGGACCGCGGTCGCCCTGGTGCCCGGTGCCCTGTGCCGGCGGCACTCGGTGCTCCCGGTCGGTGTGCGCAACGGTGCGCTCGTGCTCGCCACGCCGGACCCGGGCAACGTCGTCGCCGTCGACGACGTCCGCACGATCTCGGGCATGACCGTGATCTCGGTCGTCGCGACGCACGACAACGTCCTGCGAGCCATCGACCGGTACTGCCGGGCCGACGGCGAGATGGAGGACCTCACCAACGCCTTCGAGGAGTCGCAGGAAGCCGAGGTCGACCTCTCGGCACGCATGGGGGACGTCCTCGACGACGAGGCGCCGATCGTGCGGTTCGTCAACCTGCTGGTGACGCAGGCGATCACGGACCGCGCGTCGGACATCCACATCGAGCCCAGCGAGCACGACCTGCGCGTGCGCTACCGCATCGACGGTGTCCTGCACGAGACGCAGCGGGCGCCGAAGAACGTCACCGGCGGCGTCGTCAGCCGCGTGAAGATCATGAGCGACATCGACATCGCGGAGAAGCGCAAGCCGCAGGACGGCCGGATGTCGGTCATGCACAACGGGCGCAAGATCGACCTCCGTGTCGCGACCCTGCCGACGGTGTGGGGCGAGAAGATCGTCATGCGCATCCTCGACAACTCCACGGCGAGCCTGGACCTGCGTGACCTGTCGTTCCTCGAGCACAACTACGCGACGTACAAGGAGTCGTACACCAAGCCGTACGGCATGATCCTCGTCACGGGGCCCACGGGTTCGGGGAAGTCCACGACGCTGTACGCGACGCTCAACGCCGTCTCCAAGCCGGACATCAACGTCATCACCGTCGAGGACCCGGTCGAGTACCGGCTCGCGGGCATCAACCAGGTGCAGGTGAACCCCAAGGCGGGTCTGACGTTCGCCGCGGCCCTGCGCTCGATCCTGCGTTCGGACCCCGACGTCGTGCTCCTCGGTGAGATCCGCGACCACGAGACCGCGCAGATCGCGGTCGAGGCCGCCCTCACCGGGCACCTCGTGCTCTCGACGCTGCACACGAACGACGCGCCCTCGGCGGTGACCCGCCTGACGGAGATGGGTATCGAGCCCTTCCTCGTGGGTTCGGCGCTCGACTGCGTGGTCGCGCAGCGGCTCGCGCGACGGCTCTGCCCGAAGTGCAAGGAGGCGTACCGCCCGACCCCGCGGGAGCTGGAGGCCGCGCGCTTCCCGTGGGTCGAGGGCGAGCAGCTCCCCGAGTTCTTCCGTCCGGCGGGGTGCGCGGCGTGCTCGCGCACCGGGTACAAGGGGCGCCTCGCGCTGCACGAGGTGATGCGGGTCACCGAGGACATCGAGCGTCACGCCGTCGCTCACTCGTCGTCGGCCGACATCGGGGCGACCGCGGTCAAGCAGGGGATGATCACGCTGCGCGACGACGGGTGGCAGAAGGTGGCGTCCGGCCTGACGTCGATCGAGGAGATCCTGCGCGTCGTGGCGTGA
- a CDS encoding type II secretion system F family protein, with protein sequence MAAGTKTFEYAVRDRSGKIVKGRVEANNQAAVANRLREMGLAAVSISEVSTSGLQTEFTIPGLSNRISLKDIAIMSRQLATMIDSGLSLLRALAILVEQTESKPLAKILSQVRNDVEVGTAFSTALGKHPETFPPLMVNMVRAGEVGGFLDQTLVSIADNFETEVRLRAKIKSAMAYPVIVLVIAVLAVVGMLLFIVPVFAEMFAGLGGELPGPTKFLMFLSGMLKWTIGPTVVLLVLAGVWWGKHKNDRALRERIDPLKLKVPVFGPLFRKIAVSRFTRNFGTMIHAGVPLLQALEIVGEASGNIVIERAAKAVQESVRRGESLAGPLSQHPVFPPMVVQMMAVGEDTGALDTMLGKVADFYDQEVEAMTEQLTSLIEPLMIVVIGAIVGFMVISMYMPIFGVFDLIQ encoded by the coding sequence ATGGCCGCCGGGACGAAGACCTTCGAGTACGCGGTCCGTGACCGGTCGGGGAAGATCGTCAAGGGCCGCGTCGAGGCGAACAACCAGGCCGCCGTCGCCAACCGGCTGCGCGAGATGGGCCTTGCGGCCGTCTCGATCTCGGAGGTCTCCACGAGCGGCCTGCAGACCGAGTTCACGATCCCCGGGCTGTCCAACAGGATCTCCCTGAAGGACATCGCCATCATGTCGCGCCAGCTGGCGACCATGATCGACTCCGGCCTGTCCCTGCTGCGCGCGCTGGCGATCCTCGTCGAGCAGACCGAGTCCAAGCCGCTCGCGAAGATCCTGTCGCAGGTCCGCAACGACGTCGAGGTCGGGACCGCGTTCTCGACGGCGCTGGGCAAGCACCCGGAGACGTTCCCGCCGCTGATGGTCAACATGGTGCGCGCCGGCGAGGTCGGCGGCTTCCTCGACCAGACGCTCGTGTCCATCGCCGACAACTTCGAGACCGAGGTCCGGCTGCGGGCCAAGATCAAGTCCGCGATGGCCTACCCCGTCATCGTCCTGGTGATCGCCGTCCTGGCCGTGGTGGGCATGCTGCTGTTCATCGTGCCGGTCTTCGCCGAGATGTTCGCCGGGCTCGGCGGCGAGCTGCCGGGGCCGACCAAGTTCCTCATGTTCCTGTCGGGCATGCTGAAGTGGACGATCGGTCCCACGGTCGTCCTGCTGGTGCTGGCGGGCGTGTGGTGGGGCAAGCACAAGAACGACAGGGCCCTGCGCGAGCGGATCGACCCGCTGAAGCTCAAGGTGCCGGTCTTCGGGCCGCTGTTCCGCAAGATCGCGGTGTCCCGGTTCACGCGCAACTTCGGGACGATGATCCACGCGGGCGTCCCGCTGCTCCAGGCCCTGGAGATCGTCGGCGAGGCCAGCGGGAACATCGTCATCGAACGCGCGGCCAAGGCCGTGCAGGAGTCCGTGCGGCGCGGTGAGTCGCTGGCGGGGCCGCTGTCGCAGCACCCGGTCTTCCCGCCGATGGTCGTGCAGATGATGGCGGTCGGTGAGGACACCGGCGCGCTGGACACCATGCTCGGGAAGGTCGCCGACTTCTACGACCAGGAGGTCGAGGCGATGACCGAGCAGCTCACGAGCCTCATCGAGCCGCTCATGATCGTCGTCATCGGCGCGATCGTCGGCTTCATGGTGATCTCCATGTACATGCCGATCTTCGGCGTCTTCGACCTCATCCAGTAG
- a CDS encoding prepilin peptidase, protein MTAPDALLSGATDHLAVVLALVAGVLGLVVGSFLNVVVWRVPRGESVVSPPSACPRCGHRVRARDNVPVLSWLALRGRCRDCGEPISRRYPLVELVTGVLFAVTAGVVGWSWSLPAVLYLVAISVALTLIDLDVKRLPDRIVLPAYVVAPVLLALASWNPGGPSDWGALGRAAVGCVVLYVVYFVLVLVYPAGMGFGDVKLAGVLGLYLGWVGWGALVVGWFAAFLLGGAFGLVLIVLRRVGPKSGIAFGPWMILGAFVGLAVGESLWSSYLGLL, encoded by the coding sequence GTGACCGCTCCCGACGCCCTGCTCAGCGGTGCGACCGACCACCTGGCGGTGGTCCTCGCGCTGGTCGCCGGGGTCCTGGGTCTCGTCGTCGGGTCGTTCCTCAACGTGGTCGTGTGGCGCGTCCCGCGTGGCGAGTCGGTGGTCAGTCCGCCGAGCGCGTGCCCCCGCTGCGGCCACCGCGTCCGCGCCCGCGACAACGTGCCGGTGCTGTCCTGGCTCGCCCTGCGGGGACGGTGCCGCGACTGCGGTGAGCCGATCTCCCGGCGCTACCCGCTCGTCGAGCTCGTCACGGGGGTGCTGTTCGCGGTCACCGCGGGCGTCGTCGGCTGGTCGTGGTCGCTGCCGGCCGTCCTGTACCTGGTCGCGATCTCCGTGGCGCTCACGCTGATCGACCTCGACGTCAAGCGCCTGCCGGACAGGATCGTGCTGCCCGCCTACGTCGTCGCGCCGGTGCTGCTCGCGCTCGCGTCCTGGAACCCGGGCGGGCCGAGCGACTGGGGTGCGCTCGGCCGCGCGGCGGTGGGCTGCGTCGTGCTGTACGTCGTCTACTTCGTCCTCGTGCTGGTGTACCCCGCCGGCATGGGGTTCGGTGACGTGAAGCTCGCCGGTGTCCTGGGCCTGTACCTGGGCTGGGTGGGGTGGGGTGCGCTGGTCGTCGGCTGGTTCGCAGCCTTCCTGCTCGGTGGCGCGTTCGGGCTCGTGCTGATCGTGCTGCGACGGGTCGGTCCCAAGTCCGGCATCGCGTTCGGGCCGTGGATGATCCTCGGCGCGTTCGTCGGCCTCGCGGTGGGCGAGTCCCTCTGGTCGTCGTACCTCGGTCTGCTGTAG
- a CDS encoding type IV pilus twitching motility protein PilT produces the protein MPIDEVLREMVRLGASDAHFTTGSPPMVRLSGALQPLEQFGPVMPDGLRRSLYAILTQKQRERYEEELELDVSYAVRGLARFRVNVYQQRESIGAAFRVIPYEIKPLEELGVPAVVGTFAGLPRGLVLVTGPTGSGKSTTLASIIDLANRTRQDHIMTVEDPIEFLHRHKKSLVNQREVGADTHSFANALKHVLRQDPDIILVGEMRDLETISVALTAAETGHLVFATLHTQDAAQTIDRVIDVFPSHQQAQVRTQLAGAIQAVVCQTLCKRADGPGRAVATEVLVATPAIRNLIREGKTHQIYSSMQAGAKQGMHTMDQHLADLVKQGKITYEVGLEKSHHAEDYNRLTGRFSGASQGAAGMGDEVTMGSGSYGQAF, from the coding sequence ATGCCGATCGACGAGGTCCTGCGGGAGATGGTGCGCCTCGGGGCGTCCGACGCGCACTTCACGACGGGCTCGCCGCCGATGGTGCGGCTCTCGGGCGCGCTGCAGCCCCTCGAGCAGTTCGGGCCGGTGATGCCCGACGGCCTGCGGCGCTCGCTCTACGCGATCCTCACGCAGAAGCAGCGGGAGCGGTACGAGGAGGAGCTCGAGCTCGACGTCTCCTACGCGGTGCGGGGTCTGGCCCGGTTCCGCGTCAACGTCTACCAGCAGCGGGAGTCGATCGGCGCGGCGTTCCGCGTGATCCCGTACGAGATCAAGCCGCTCGAGGAGCTCGGGGTGCCGGCCGTCGTGGGCACCTTCGCGGGGCTCCCGCGCGGGCTCGTCCTGGTGACGGGTCCGACCGGGTCGGGCAAGTCGACGACGCTCGCCTCGATCATCGACCTCGCGAACCGCACGCGTCAGGACCACATCATGACGGTGGAGGACCCGATCGAGTTCCTCCACCGCCACAAGAAGTCGCTGGTCAACCAGCGCGAGGTCGGTGCGGACACCCACTCGTTCGCGAACGCGCTCAAGCACGTCCTGCGCCAGGACCCCGACATCATCCTGGTCGGGGAGATGCGTGACCTGGAGACCATCAGCGTCGCGCTCACGGCGGCCGAGACGGGTCACCTGGTCTTCGCCACCCTGCACACGCAGGACGCCGCCCAGACGATCGACCGCGTCATCGACGTCTTCCCGTCGCACCAGCAGGCCCAGGTCCGTACGCAGCTGGCCGGCGCGATCCAGGCGGTCGTCTGCCAGACGCTGTGCAAGCGCGCGGACGGGCCGGGACGCGCCGTGGCGACCGAGGTGCTGGTGGCGACCCCCGCCATCCGCAACCTCATCCGCGAGGGCAAGACGCACCAGATCTACTCCTCCATGCAGGCCGGCGCGAAGCAGGGGATGCACACGATGGACCAGCACCTGGCGGACCTGGTGAAGCAGGGCAAGATCACCTACGAGGTGGGGCTCGAGAAGTCCCATCACGCCGAGGACTACAACCGGTTGACCGGGAGGTTCTCGGGGGCGTCGCAGGGCGCGGCCGGCATGGGTGACGAGGTCACGATGGGCTCCGGCTCGTACGGGCAGGCGTTCTGA
- a CDS encoding PilW family protein has protein sequence MPEIRLRRARPRGDRGTSLVELLVSMTLFATAMALIMGAAIEVLHVTKDAEGAAASVQNTRQALAMIDRQVRSGNVLFSPADEALHVSTCQDLGALQGSCMRIFTQSNGSEKCVQWQVAPSATGGTHELRMRSWSPTWQTTGGVSDWAVVARGLREPTSTSAPFVLDVGPAGIYGERLLRVHLVAINEASGKDVSLDASISGRNTTYGYTGSECLPVPAA, from the coding sequence ATGCCTGAGATCCGACTCCGCCGTGCGCGTCCGCGCGGGGACCGCGGGACGTCGCTCGTCGAGCTGCTCGTCTCGATGACGCTGTTCGCCACCGCGATGGCCCTCATCATGGGCGCCGCCATCGAGGTGCTCCACGTCACCAAGGACGCCGAGGGTGCGGCCGCATCCGTGCAGAACACCCGCCAGGCCCTGGCGATGATCGACCGGCAGGTCCGCTCCGGCAACGTCCTGTTCAGCCCGGCGGACGAGGCCCTGCACGTCTCCACGTGTCAGGACCTCGGGGCGCTGCAGGGCTCGTGCATGCGGATCTTCACGCAGTCGAACGGTTCCGAGAAGTGCGTCCAGTGGCAGGTCGCGCCGTCCGCCACCGGCGGGACGCACGAGCTGCGCATGCGCAGCTGGAGCCCCACCTGGCAGACCACCGGCGGCGTCTCGGACTGGGCGGTCGTCGCGCGCGGACTGCGCGAGCCGACGTCCACGTCGGCGCCGTTCGTGCTCGACGTCGGCCCGGCCGGCATCTACGGCGAGCGGCTCCTGCGGGTGCACCTCGTCGCGATCAACGAGGCCTCCGGCAAGGACGTCTCGCTGGATGCGTCGATCTCCGGGCGGAACACGACCTACGGCTACACCGGCAGCGAGTGCCTGCCGGTCCCGGCCGCCTGA
- a CDS encoding type II secretion system protein, translating to MIARIRKSIDEKDRGFTLIELLVVMIIIGILAAIAIPVFLNQRKKAAETSAKSDATNISKDIAAAFVDNPNAALDLSIANGANATGTATITATITMGTETTSVKVGPGNTVTLAPATGATSTTYCVTVTPAEAGASAWSAGGNGIKKGTTC from the coding sequence ATGATCGCTCGTATCCGCAAGTCCATCGACGAGAAGGACCGGGGCTTCACCCTGATCGAGCTCCTCGTCGTCATGATCATCATCGGCATCCTCGCCGCGATCGCCATCCCGGTCTTCCTCAACCAGCGGAAGAAGGCGGCGGAGACGTCGGCCAAGTCCGACGCGACCAACATCTCCAAGGACATCGCGGCCGCGTTCGTCGACAACCCGAACGCCGCCCTGGACCTGTCGATCGCGAACGGCGCCAACGCGACCGGCACGGCGACCATCACGGCGACGATCACGATGGGCACCGAGACGACCTCCGTGAAGGTCGGCCCGGGCAACACGGTCACGCTCGCGCCCGCGACCGGTGCGACCTCGACCACCTACTGCGTCACGGTGACGCCCGCGGAGGCGGGTGCCTCGGCGTGGAGCGCCGGCGGCAACGGCATCAAGAAGGGCACCACCTGCTGA